The Thermoanaerobaculia bacterium genome contains the following window.
CGTTCCCGTCCGGAAGGCCGCCCCCGACGCGCGCTATCTCCTCGCGGGAGAGCATCGCGAGGCGGACGCCTTCCTCGCGCGGCTGCCGCGTTCCTTCGCGCTCTACCATCCGGGCGCGGGATGGGCGAACAAGAGCTGGGGAGAGGAGCGGTTCGCCGCCCTGGCCGAGCGGGTCCGGACCGCGCGGGGAATCTCCCCGGTCGTTTCGTGGGGCCCGGGAGACGAGCCCCGCGCGGAGGCGCTCTCCCGGCGCCTGGGCGCGCCTTCGATTCCCCCGCTCGACTTCCGCGGTCTCGCCCGCGTGGCCGCCGGAGCGGCGTTCTTCGCGGCGGGCGACACGGGACCGCTCCACCTCGCGGATGCGCTCGGCGTTCCGACGGTCGCCCTGTTCGGTCCGACGGATCCCGTCCGCAACGGGCCGTACCGGCGAAACGGCGTCGAGTTCTCTTCCTCCCTGCGCTGCGCGCCCTGCAACGACCGATACCGCGAGACCAAGCCGTGTCTGGCGGGAACGTCGCCGGAAGACGTCGCGCGCGCGGTCTTCGCGCGGTTCCCGGCCGCGTGAACGGGCGCCGCGCCGCCGCGGCGCTC
Protein-coding sequences here:
- a CDS encoding glycosyltransferase family 9 protein: MNVVIVRLSAMGDVIHSLPLAANLARAGHRVAWAVEKPFAPLLAGNPSVALVIDVQTRRWRRRPWRSAAYAEIGSARSALRAFGADAVLDPQGNEKSWAVAQFARAPRVVLDDRSVRGNWTRRLSAVRVRPGDSARHVTDRVMALLAPLGVPVRKAAPDARYLLAGEHREADAFLARLPRSFALYHPGAGWANKSWGEERFAALAERVRTARGISPVVSWGPGDEPRAEALSRRLGAPSIPPLDFRGLARVAAGAAFFAAGDTGPLHLADALGVPTVALFGPTDPVRNGPYRRNGVEFSSSLRCAPCNDRYRETKPCLAGTSPEDVARAVFARFPAA